In Planctomycetia bacterium, one DNA window encodes the following:
- a CDS encoding FliI/YscN family ATPase, which yields MTVLAEAIETARRADTLSVTGRVLSCTGMTICAAGLPVPVGSLCEIDFGGGRSALAEVIGFREQATLLMPLCGAEGIAKGQWIRHVTSTQKVAVGPGLLGRVLDGMGRPSDGLPVAALDAHYPLHRAAPDALRRPRIDAPLSVGIRSINAMLTPGCGQRLGVFAGTGVGKSILLGMMARHTSADVAVISLVGERGREVRDFIEKDLGERGLARSVLVVSTSDQSPPLRVRACFVATAIAEYFRDQGANVLLLMDSVTRLAMAARQIGLAAGEPPATKGYPPSVFAMLPRLLERSGRTESGSITGLYTVLVEGDDVNEPVSDAVRGILDGHIVLSRRLANRGQYPAVSVLESVSRVMPDVVDAKQLEAATAVRRLLAVWDEIEDLVNIGAYAAGSNPEYDLAIRMMPAVTAFLRQEMDVGVDFEASKAALMALVEEFERKETPKRPNAEAPKRQK from the coding sequence ATGACGGTGCTGGCGGAAGCGATCGAGACGGCGCGGCGCGCGGACACGTTGAGTGTGACCGGGCGGGTGTTGTCATGCACGGGCATGACGATCTGCGCCGCGGGGTTGCCGGTGCCGGTCGGGTCGTTGTGTGAGATTGATTTCGGCGGCGGTCGTTCGGCGCTGGCGGAGGTGATCGGCTTCCGTGAGCAGGCGACGTTGCTGATGCCGCTCTGCGGCGCGGAGGGAATCGCCAAGGGCCAATGGATCCGCCATGTGACCAGCACGCAAAAGGTCGCGGTCGGTCCGGGATTGCTTGGGCGCGTCCTGGACGGCATGGGTCGGCCCAGCGATGGCCTGCCGGTCGCGGCGCTGGATGCCCATTATCCGTTGCATCGCGCGGCGCCCGATGCGCTGCGTCGGCCGCGCATCGACGCGCCGCTTTCCGTTGGGATTCGCTCAATCAACGCGATGCTGACGCCGGGTTGCGGTCAGCGGCTGGGCGTTTTCGCGGGCACGGGCGTCGGCAAGAGCATTTTGCTCGGCATGATGGCGCGGCATACGTCGGCCGATGTGGCGGTGATCTCGCTGGTCGGCGAGCGTGGCCGCGAGGTGCGCGATTTCATCGAGAAGGATCTCGGTGAGCGCGGGCTGGCGCGGAGCGTGCTGGTGGTGAGCACGTCGGATCAATCTCCGCCGCTGCGCGTGCGCGCGTGCTTCGTGGCGACGGCGATCGCAGAGTATTTCCGGGATCAGGGCGCCAACGTGCTGCTGCTGATGGATTCGGTGACGCGCCTGGCGATGGCGGCGCGGCAGATCGGCCTGGCGGCGGGCGAGCCGCCGGCGACGAAAGGGTATCCGCCGAGTGTGTTCGCGATGTTGCCGAGGCTGCTGGAACGAAGCGGTCGGACCGAAAGTGGCAGCATCACGGGTCTGTACACCGTGCTGGTGGAAGGCGACGACGTGAACGAGCCGGTGTCCGATGCGGTGCGAGGAATTCTCGACGGTCACATTGTGCTGTCGCGGCGGCTGGCGAATCGGGGGCAGTATCCGGCGGTGAGCGTGCTGGAGAGTGTGAGCCGGGTGATGCCGGACGTGGTGGACGCGAAGCAGTTGGAAGCGGCGACCGCGGTTCGTCGATTGCTGGCGGTGTGGGACGAGATCGAGGACCTGGTGAACATCGGGGCGTACGCGGCGGGCAGCAATCCGGAGTACGACCTGGCGATACGAATGATGCCGGCGGTCACCGCGTTCCTTCGGCAGGAGATGGACGTCGGCGTGGATTTCGAGGCGTCGAAGGCGGCGCTGATGGCGCTGGTGGAGGAGTTTGAGCGGAAGGAAACGCCCAAGCGTCCAAACGCCGAAGCGCCAAAACGACAGAAGTAG
- the fliG gene encoding flagellar motor switch protein FliG, with translation MAARNNRNQKEDEEKQSGLRKAAILLVSLSRETASAILRQLDGDSIEALTREIAHISELDESVRQSVIEEFHGLALARRYGEVGGLACARSLLSTALNKEDFERIMHTVEHQFNSKPFTFLHKAATENLLTFIQDEHPQTIALILAHLTPDKASEILGGLKEEKQKEVVARISRMEQTSPEVIKEVERGLEHRLSGLVTERLQRVGGVESVAEILNLCDRSTEQGILEKLGEEDPELVEQIRRLMFVFEDILLVNDKGIQAVLKEVETSELVLAMRTATDELKQKILSNMSERAAQMIAEEMEYMGPVRLSDVEAAQQKIVDIVRRLEDAGEIIIAGRGGEKELVV, from the coding sequence ATGGCGGCGCGCAACAATCGCAACCAGAAGGAGGACGAGGAGAAGCAGAGCGGTCTGCGCAAGGCGGCGATTCTGCTCGTCAGCCTTAGCCGGGAGACGGCGTCGGCGATCCTGCGTCAACTGGACGGCGATTCGATCGAGGCACTGACGCGGGAGATCGCGCACATTTCGGAGCTGGACGAGTCGGTGCGGCAGTCAGTGATTGAGGAGTTTCACGGCTTGGCGCTGGCGCGGCGGTACGGCGAAGTCGGCGGGCTGGCCTGCGCGAGGAGCTTGTTGAGCACGGCGCTGAACAAGGAAGACTTCGAGCGGATCATGCACACGGTGGAGCATCAGTTCAACTCCAAGCCGTTCACGTTCCTGCACAAGGCGGCGACGGAGAACCTGCTGACGTTCATCCAGGACGAACACCCGCAGACGATCGCGCTGATCCTGGCGCACCTGACGCCGGACAAGGCGAGCGAGATTCTGGGGGGATTGAAAGAGGAGAAACAGAAGGAAGTCGTCGCGCGCATCTCGCGCATGGAGCAGACCAGCCCGGAGGTCATCAAGGAAGTCGAGCGCGGACTGGAGCATCGGTTGAGCGGTCTGGTGACGGAGCGGTTGCAGCGCGTCGGCGGGGTGGAGAGCGTGGCGGAGATTCTCAACCTGTGTGATCGATCCACCGAGCAGGGGATTCTTGAGAAGCTCGGCGAGGAGGATCCCGAGCTGGTGGAACAGATTCGCCGGCTGATGTTCGTCTTCGAGGACATTCTGCTGGTCAACGACAAGGGCATCCAGGCCGTTCTGAAGGAAGTGGAGACGAGCGAGCTGGTGCTGGCGATGCGCACGGCGACGGACGAGTTGAAGCAGAAGATTCTGTCGAACATGTCGGAGCGTGCGGCCCAGATGATCGCCGAGGAGATGGAGTACATGGGTCCGGTGCGGCTGTCGGATGTCGAGGCGGCGCAGCAGAAGATCGTGGACATTGTTCGGCGGTTGGAGGACGCCGGCGAGATCATCATCGCCGGTCGCGGCGGCGAGAAGGAACTCGTCGTCTAG
- the fliE gene encoding flagellar hook-basal body complex protein FliE → MSDLGIKNLEGLKPLTGANPLKEADGLGRASPVAKTGAAGGKDFKSFLLESLDKVNALQTEANEGVQRLMTGETNNVSEVLTASRKAGIAFDLLMEIRNKLMEAYTEIKQMRV, encoded by the coding sequence ATGTCAGACCTAGGCATCAAGAACCTGGAGGGCCTGAAGCCGCTGACCGGCGCGAATCCGCTGAAGGAGGCCGACGGCCTCGGCAGGGCGTCGCCGGTCGCGAAGACGGGCGCGGCGGGAGGGAAGGACTTCAAGAGCTTTCTGCTGGAGAGCCTGGACAAGGTGAACGCGCTTCAGACGGAAGCGAACGAGGGCGTGCAGCGCCTGATGACGGGCGAGACGAACAACGTGTCGGAAGTGCTGACGGCCAGTCGCAAGGCCGGCATCGCGTTCGATCTGCTGATGGAGATTCGCAATAAGCTGATGGAAGCGTACACGGAGATCAAACAGATGCGGGTGTAG
- a CDS encoding flagellar FliJ family protein produces the protein MYRFETLLKIRRAKEDAARRVVAARLRQIAEVEQRQAALSERISQETEAIRASLGEKNKNLDVEQLRWSRHWLGRLRLGVLEAQAEVAGHRAMLAQERAVLNDARKQVGVLDRLKERWRASVIAESQRVEARQLDEMNTARFAAGAGQEVRI, from the coding sequence ATGTATCGATTTGAGACGCTGCTGAAGATTCGCCGGGCGAAGGAGGACGCGGCCCGGCGGGTGGTGGCGGCGCGGCTGCGTCAGATCGCGGAAGTGGAGCAGCGTCAGGCGGCGTTATCGGAGCGTATTTCGCAGGAAACCGAGGCGATTCGGGCGTCGCTTGGAGAAAAAAACAAGAATCTTGATGTGGAACAATTGCGCTGGTCTCGGCACTGGCTGGGGCGATTGCGGCTGGGCGTGTTGGAGGCACAGGCCGAAGTTGCAGGTCACCGCGCAATGCTCGCGCAGGAGCGCGCGGTGTTAAATGACGCTCGGAAGCAGGTCGGCGTGCTGGATCGCCTGAAGGAGCGTTGGCGTGCGTCAGTTATTGCCGAATCGCAGCGCGTCGAAGCGCGCCAGTTGGATGAGATGAACACGGCGCGCTTCGCGGCCGGCGCGGGTCAGGAAGTGAGAATCTGA
- the flgC gene encoding flagellar basal body rod protein FlgC, translating to MFGALDISTSGLAAQRTWLDTISANIANAQTTRRADGGDGPYLRQVALFAPGDGRGGAGVHVEKIVEDHSGKPREVKDPGHPDADARGIVRYPNVDLATEMVNAMVAVRAYEANVTAAEATKSIVASTLRLLA from the coding sequence ATGTTCGGCGCATTGGACATCAGCACGAGCGGCCTCGCGGCGCAGCGGACGTGGCTGGACACGATCTCGGCGAACATCGCCAACGCGCAGACGACGCGTCGAGCCGACGGTGGCGACGGTCCGTACCTGCGACAGGTGGCGTTGTTCGCGCCGGGCGACGGCCGTGGCGGGGCGGGCGTGCACGTGGAGAAGATTGTCGAAGACCATTCCGGCAAGCCGCGTGAAGTGAAGGACCCGGGCCATCCCGATGCGGATGCGCGTGGGATCGTGCGGTATCCGAACGTGGATCTCGCGACGGAGATGGTGAACGCGATGGTGGCGGTGCGGGCGTACGAAGCGAACGTGACGGCGGCGGAGGCGACGAAGTCGATCGTGGCGAGCACGCTGCGGTTGCTGGCGTAG
- a CDS encoding sigma-54-dependent Fis family transcriptional regulator yields MARICIVDDKDVMRDSLTDILTAGGHEVAAFAEPNQALMAATPGRFEVIVSDLKMPGMDGIELLRSFRSRGVDAPFVLMTAYASVSTAVEAMKMGAFDYIQKPFEAEAIHLVVERAASVSRLRGENEALRASLMDLGRDSELVGSSRAMRAVRSQIEKVARSQATVLIQGESGTGKELVARAIHTASQRAAAPMLCVNCAALSAALLESELFGHERGAFTGADKLRKGRFELATGGTLLLDEISEVSLPVQAKLLRVLQEREFERVGSSVTIQTDVRVIVTTNRDLTEWVARRRFREDLFFRVSVLPVTLPPLRDRREDIPELVGHFLGRIARREGSNTKSITPAALRVLEAYHWPGNVRELENVCERAAVLCHGDSIDAPLIEPWLASASTKAEGVNRPLRPGHMMEDMERSLIEQTLVRFNGHREKTAKALGIGVRTLGMKLKQWRDEAAAQAAASLAAAQGPQRIAG; encoded by the coding sequence ATGGCGCGAATTTGCATCGTGGACGACAAGGATGTCATGCGGGACTCGCTGACGGATATTCTCACGGCGGGTGGGCATGAGGTGGCGGCTTTCGCCGAACCGAATCAGGCGTTGATGGCGGCGACGCCGGGTCGGTTCGAGGTGATCGTGAGCGATCTGAAGATGCCGGGCATGGACGGCATCGAGTTGCTGCGATCGTTTCGATCGCGCGGCGTTGATGCGCCGTTCGTCTTGATGACGGCGTATGCAAGCGTCTCGACGGCGGTCGAAGCGATGAAGATGGGTGCGTTTGATTACATCCAGAAGCCGTTCGAGGCCGAGGCGATTCACCTGGTGGTGGAGCGCGCGGCGTCGGTGAGCCGGCTGCGTGGCGAGAACGAGGCGCTGCGTGCGAGCCTGATGGACCTGGGTCGTGACAGCGAGCTGGTCGGTTCAAGCCGGGCGATGCGGGCGGTGCGATCGCAGATCGAGAAGGTCGCGCGGAGCCAGGCGACGGTGCTGATCCAGGGCGAGAGCGGGACGGGGAAGGAGCTGGTGGCGCGTGCGATACACACGGCGAGCCAGCGCGCGGCGGCGCCGATGCTGTGCGTGAACTGCGCGGCGTTGTCGGCGGCGTTGCTGGAGAGCGAGTTGTTCGGCCATGAGCGTGGTGCGTTCACCGGCGCGGACAAGCTGCGCAAGGGGCGCTTTGAGCTGGCGACGGGCGGCACGCTGCTGCTGGACGAGATCAGCGAAGTGTCCCTGCCGGTGCAGGCGAAGTTGTTGCGCGTGTTGCAGGAGCGCGAGTTCGAGCGCGTCGGCAGCAGCGTGACGATTCAGACCGATGTGCGTGTGATCGTGACGACCAATCGTGATCTGACGGAGTGGGTGGCGCGGCGGCGGTTCCGTGAGGATCTTTTCTTCCGCGTGAGCGTGCTGCCGGTGACGTTGCCGCCGCTGCGCGATCGGCGCGAGGACATCCCCGAGCTGGTGGGCCATTTCCTGGGTCGCATCGCGCGGCGCGAGGGCAGCAACACGAAGTCGATCACGCCCGCGGCGTTGCGTGTGCTGGAAGCCTACCACTGGCCGGGCAACGTGCGCGAGCTGGAGAACGTCTGCGAGCGCGCGGCGGTGTTGTGTCATGGTGACAGCATCGATGCGCCCCTGATCGAGCCGTGGCTGGCGTCGGCGAGCACGAAGGCCGAGGGCGTGAACCGCCCGCTGCGGCCGGGCCACATGATGGAAGACATGGAACGCTCGCTGATCGAGCAGACGCTGGTGCGATTCAACGGGCATCGCGAGAAGACGGCCAAGGCGCTGGGCATCGGCGTGCGCACGCTGGGGATGAAGCTCAAGCAGTGGCGCGACGAAGCGGCGGCGCAGGCCGCGGCATCGCTGGCGGCGGCCCAGGGTCCGCAGCGCATCGCGGGTTGA
- a CDS encoding tetratricopeptide repeat protein encodes MAEAAATAQVMAGNAAGAANAPGGDAPRGGLRERFAGRWQLPLLIASVLALSAGVSRQVARYRPVSFEEHLKRVAVLREANALGRAATYIKYLLSRPERPAAERGELYRLYAQVAYQAESSATAHGEANTRAIIRNMQQAREEGAALAASDWYALGEAYRWAGQWTESIDALGKALEAGMTPADAIRRKIVELRLATTAPTDPKNVSDIAAVLSAADSSPENFVWATDLTVDRLLSAGRADEALKLVKQAEARGGEPDARQSVRYLEALCLRAMGRTDEAEALLRRIREEWTKRDDLWARAGWLLGRLQQEDDRPQMALAFYEEVLRSFASGEMKWACEQGRAECLARLERFEAAREAFSGLIEQRGAWERSRYVNAGAVRSALIVIAERLRGAGEYEASNDYYRLGLKLAGTDSAAQRAHYTGQLAANCRSLGVQARDASDARVAAQWFAEAGRLNLARSEIETQERFQAEALEAAAEDFDAAGRTDEMIRALTKLVARHPTNVRRSAGMFRLAQALEAQGRYAEAAASYQEIMTVYRRLPDALSSMVPLARCLIRQGGDRAQRGVAILTEIVDDLGPEEIFTPRAMEYREALFELAEYYTQADPVRIPNRDELAISRLEDALALYPDAAEAPKLLFLLGESYRRSAGRLRESLKKELDARTREESARAADDRLRRAVDAYERIMARLAGQDGSALSESERLYLRCSYLYRADCLFELGDYAAAADGYREAQWRYEADPSAVSAGVQLYHCFVRLGNANEARMALARLGWLLKKLPESAFEARRGMSSKAYWEGLVARLERTSGDLLAGAR; translated from the coding sequence ATGGCGGAAGCTGCGGCGACAGCGCAAGTGATGGCAGGAAACGCAGCGGGCGCAGCGAACGCGCCGGGGGGTGACGCACCGCGGGGCGGGCTTCGCGAGCGGTTTGCGGGCCGCTGGCAGCTTCCCCTGCTGATCGCCAGTGTGCTGGCGCTTTCGGCGGGCGTCTCGCGGCAGGTGGCGCGCTATCGACCGGTAAGCTTTGAGGAGCATCTGAAGCGTGTGGCGGTTCTCCGCGAGGCGAATGCGCTGGGTCGAGCCGCGACGTATATCAAGTATTTGTTGAGTCGGCCGGAGCGGCCTGCGGCCGAGCGGGGCGAACTGTATCGGCTGTATGCGCAGGTTGCTTATCAGGCGGAGTCGTCGGCGACGGCGCATGGCGAGGCGAATACGCGGGCGATCATCCGCAACATGCAGCAGGCGCGCGAAGAGGGTGCAGCGCTTGCGGCATCGGACTGGTACGCGCTGGGCGAGGCGTATCGGTGGGCCGGTCAATGGACCGAGTCGATTGATGCGCTGGGCAAGGCGCTCGAAGCGGGCATGACGCCGGCGGATGCGATTCGCCGGAAGATCGTGGAGTTGCGGCTGGCGACGACCGCGCCGACGGATCCGAAGAATGTGTCGGACATCGCCGCGGTGTTGAGCGCGGCCGATTCGTCGCCGGAGAACTTTGTGTGGGCGACGGATCTGACGGTGGATCGGTTGCTCTCGGCGGGCCGGGCGGACGAGGCCTTGAAACTGGTGAAACAGGCGGAAGCGCGCGGGGGGGAACCGGACGCGCGGCAATCGGTGAGATACCTGGAGGCGTTGTGCCTTCGCGCGATGGGTCGGACGGATGAGGCGGAGGCGTTGCTTCGGCGAATCCGGGAGGAGTGGACGAAGCGCGATGATCTGTGGGCGCGGGCCGGCTGGTTGCTAGGACGATTGCAGCAGGAAGACGACCGGCCGCAGATGGCGCTGGCGTTCTACGAGGAGGTGCTGCGTTCGTTTGCGTCGGGGGAAATGAAATGGGCATGTGAACAGGGTCGTGCCGAATGTCTGGCACGACTGGAGCGGTTTGAAGCGGCGCGGGAGGCCTTTTCGGGGCTGATCGAGCAGCGCGGGGCGTGGGAGCGTTCGCGCTACGTGAATGCGGGTGCGGTTCGTTCAGCGTTGATCGTGATCGCGGAGCGATTGCGCGGCGCCGGCGAGTACGAGGCATCGAACGATTACTACCGACTGGGGCTGAAGCTGGCGGGAACGGATTCGGCGGCGCAGCGCGCGCATTACACGGGTCAGCTCGCGGCGAATTGCCGGTCGCTGGGTGTTCAGGCGCGCGATGCGAGCGACGCACGGGTCGCGGCGCAGTGGTTCGCCGAGGCGGGCCGGCTGAACCTGGCGCGGTCGGAGATTGAGACGCAGGAGCGGTTCCAGGCCGAGGCGCTGGAGGCAGCGGCCGAGGATTTCGACGCGGCGGGCCGGACCGATGAGATGATCCGCGCGCTGACGAAACTGGTGGCGCGGCATCCGACGAACGTGCGGCGGTCGGCGGGCATGTTCCGCCTCGCGCAAGCGCTGGAGGCGCAGGGTCGTTATGCCGAGGCTGCGGCATCGTATCAGGAGATCATGACGGTTTACCGACGGCTGCCGGATGCGTTGTCGTCGATGGTGCCGTTGGCGCGGTGTTTGATTCGTCAGGGCGGCGACCGGGCGCAGCGCGGCGTGGCGATTTTGACGGAGATCGTAGACGACCTGGGGCCGGAGGAAATCTTCACGCCGCGGGCGATGGAATACCGCGAGGCATTGTTTGAGCTGGCGGAGTATTACACGCAGGCCGATCCTGTGCGGATTCCGAATCGCGACGAGTTGGCGATTTCGCGACTGGAAGATGCGCTGGCGTTGTATCCCGACGCGGCCGAGGCGCCCAAGCTGCTGTTTTTATTGGGGGAGTCGTACCGGCGCAGCGCGGGACGGTTGCGCGAGTCGCTGAAAAAGGAACTGGATGCGCGAACACGCGAGGAGTCCGCTCGCGCGGCGGACGACCGGTTGCGGCGCGCGGTGGATGCGTACGAGCGCATCATGGCGCGGCTGGCGGGGCAGGATGGCAGCGCATTGAGTGAATCCGAGCGGCTGTACCTGCGATGCAGCTATTTGTATCGAGCCGATTGTCTGTTTGAACTGGGCGATTATGCAGCGGCCGCGGATGGGTATCGCGAGGCGCAGTGGCGGTACGAGGCCGATCCGTCGGCGGTGTCGGCCGGCGTGCAGCTGTATCACTGCTTTGTGCGGCTGGGCAATGCGAACGAGGCACGGATGGCGCTGGCGCGGCTGGGCTGGTTGTTGAAGAAGCTGCCGGAATCAGCGTTCGAAGCGCGGCGCGGCATGTCGTCGAAGGCGTACTGGGAAGGCTTGGTCGCACGGCTGGAACGGACGAGCGGCGACCTGCTGGCGGGAGCGAGGTGA
- the flgB gene encoding flagellar basal body rod protein FlgB, whose protein sequence is MTFLDQVIGGGSIPLLEKVLSFTEARNRMLAENIANITTPGYRTKQLDVRSFQASLREALDRQDAAERRGVVSPPLELKATREVRVGAGGALEVTPGTEPAENILFHDGTNARIERQMALLAENTMMHQAAVELMKANIDGLSKAIRGRAI, encoded by the coding sequence ATGACGTTTCTGGATCAGGTGATCGGCGGCGGGTCGATACCGCTGCTGGAGAAGGTGCTCTCGTTCACCGAGGCGCGGAATCGGATGCTGGCGGAGAACATCGCCAACATCACGACGCCGGGCTATCGAACGAAGCAATTGGACGTTCGCTCGTTTCAGGCGTCGTTGCGGGAGGCGTTGGACCGGCAGGACGCAGCCGAGCGGCGCGGCGTGGTATCGCCGCCGCTGGAGCTGAAGGCAACGCGCGAGGTGCGCGTCGGCGCGGGCGGCGCACTCGAGGTGACGCCGGGCACCGAGCCTGCGGAGAACATTTTGTTTCACGACGGCACGAATGCCCGGATCGAGCGACAGATGGCGCTGCTGGCCGAGAACACGATGATGCATCAGGCCGCGGTGGAGTTGATGAAAGCGAACATCGACGGGCTGTCGAAGGCGATTCGCGGCCGGGCGATTTAG